The following are encoded together in the Vigna angularis cultivar LongXiaoDou No.4 chromosome 9, ASM1680809v1, whole genome shotgun sequence genome:
- the LOC128193951 gene encoding uncharacterized protein LOC128193951 translates to MASDGCDPPIPPSAKSDKEKGKKKSYMVKLLNRFNNVNASSSQPSTPTSTSTARFVPPPLQVPGLTPTPPSIPPSLEVPPFTPSSQQFAADQWRSPSPHVGSNPTTPTNMPSPSPIGDNPPRSSSAANYFEDVSNNRPIITPIGGGFYPTKTASKAITATIKAQFDEPWVTWGQIPQTRRDVFFERFKRKVSWRSNHEEKVKKNFHTKASHRLSEMFKKARTEGKKPDWMGDNVWNGLLEKWNMPLYRQKCETAKKNRTSDKGGCLHTGGSISVHEHAIRLSQELGRSVHVDEIFQQTHIRASTGEFVDERSRRTHEEFEAKFSQIRSETASVGASTCAPLDPVDEERLRNQCWLDVAGGRYKGRVYGIGNVSAQDDCVDSYIQQTQASSSQQPIAEDILNLHTRVSTHDDQLRQMNSQLQGFIGVMMHNNFFNPRISHKLMFNHNNHSNQQINHNNQQINHKMILFMEITSYVFRSRTCVLKT, encoded by the exons atggcatcagATGGTTGTGACCCTCCTATTCCACCTTCAGCAAAATCAGATAAGGAGAAGGGCAAGAAGAAATCTTATATGGTCAAGTTGTTAAACCGTTTCAATAACGTAAATGCTTCAAGTAGTCAGCCATCTACACCTACCTCTACCTCCACTGCTAGATTTGTTCCACCACCATTACAAGTTCCTGGTTTGACACCTACTCCACCATCAATTCCACCTTCGTTGGAAGTTCCTCCTTTCACACCTAGTTCACAACAATTTGCTGCTGATCAATGGAGATCACCCTCCCCCCATGTTGGTTCTAACCCAACAACTCCCACAAATATGCCATCACCATCTCCTATAGGGGATAACCCTCCACGTTCAAGTTCAGCAGCCAATTACTTTGAAGATGTTTCCAACAATCGTCCAATCATTACACCTATTGGAGGAGG GTTTTATCCAACAAAAACAGCATCCAAAGCAATCACAGCCACCATCAAGGCACAGTTTGATGAGCCATGGGTGACATGGGGACAAATACCTCAGACACGAAGAGATGTTTTCTTTGAGCGTTTTAAG AGAAAGGTTTCATGGAGGTCTAACCATgaagaaaaggtgaaaaaaaatttccacACAAAAGCATCTCATAGATTATCTGAGATGTTTAAAAAAGCTCGAACAGAAGGAAAAAAACCTGATTGGATGGGGGATAATGTTTGGAATGGTCTTTTGGAGAAGTGGAACATGccactttatagacaaaaatGTGAAACGGCCAAAAAGAACAGGACATCTGACAAGGGTGGTTGTTTGCACACTGGGGGATCCATTAGCGTGCATGAGCATGCAATTCGTCTg TCACAGGAGCTTGGTCGGTCAgtgcatgttgatgaaatatttcagcaGACACATATTCGAGCATCAACAGGAGAATTTGTCGATGAAAGGTCTAGGCGGACACAT gaaGAGTTTGAAGccaaattttctcaaataagatcTGAGACAGCATCCGTTGGGGCTTCAACATGTGCTCCCCTAGACCCTGTAGATGAGGAAAGATTGAGGAACCAATGTTGGTTGGATGTTGCTGGTGGAAGGTACAAGGGACGCGTATACGGCATTGGAAATGTCAGTGCTCAAGATGACTGTGTCGATAGTTACATACAACAGACACAGGCATCTTCTTCTCAGCAACCGATTGCAGAGGACATTCTTAACCTCCACACACGAGTATCAACCCATGATGACCAACTTCGACAGATGAACTCTCAATTGCAAGGCTTTATTGGTGTCATGATGCACAACAATTTCTTCAATCCCAGAATCAGCCACAAGCTAATgttcaaccacaacaaccacagCAACCAACAGatcaaccacaacaaccaaCAGATCAACCACAAGATGATACTGTTTATGGAGATTACTagttatgtttttagaagtaGGACATGT GTTTTAAagacttaa